The Candidatus Scalindua japonica genome includes a region encoding these proteins:
- a CDS encoding tetratricopeptide repeat protein codes for MNNMLTEGETLFADGKINEAEECFVFLIEHDSYCKEAYNNLGVIAFQKDDKVKAIDYFTRSLEIDPLYRDTIVNYTNLLISLDQPQIAIPLLEKVVELNPEDKETKQLLDDIRHLHPTNI; via the coding sequence ATGAACAATATGCTGACTGAGGGAGAAACATTATTTGCTGATGGTAAAATTAATGAAGCAGAGGAGTGTTTTGTGTTTCTGATAGAACATGACTCCTACTGTAAGGAAGCCTACAATAATCTTGGCGTAATTGCATTCCAGAAGGATGATAAAGTGAAAGCTATTGATTATTTTACCAGGTCTCTGGAAATTGACCCTCTTTACAGAGATACTATTGTAAATTATACCAACCTACTCATATCATTAGATCAACCACAGATAGCTATTCCCTTACTGGAAAAAGTTGTGGAGCTAAACCCGGAAGACAAAGAAACCAAACAACTTCTGGATGACATTCGTCATCTTCATCCAACAAATATTTAA
- a CDS encoding rod-binding protein: MKIPSNSEFMINVAKTDKSLNVLKNNPESSQEIQKAAQDFEAVLLNMVLKAMWKTIPESDLFEKNNASKIYEGFMHTSLSEEMAGNGGLGIAKVLAQQLSREHKNHNVIK; encoded by the coding sequence ATGAAAATACCATCCAACAGTGAGTTCATGATAAATGTTGCAAAAACGGATAAATCATTAAATGTATTAAAAAATAATCCTGAATCCTCACAGGAGATTCAAAAAGCTGCCCAGGATTTTGAAGCAGTGCTACTGAATATGGTCCTTAAAGCAATGTGGAAGACAATACCTGAATCTGATTTATTTGAAAAAAATAATGCATCTAAAATATACGAGGGATTTATGCACACATCGCTTTCAGAAGAGATGGCCGGTAACGGTGGTTTAGGAATAGCAAAAGTACTTGCTCAACAACTTAGCAGAGAACACAAAAATCATAACGTAATCAAATGA
- a CDS encoding universal stress protein: protein MISLKKILCPIDHSDCSKEALKYAVTLAMKDEAKLYLLHIIDIRSFNEGLETMSTQIPDEETLEQLRIKLLDCIPEEIRDDMDVEAIVAQGIPFVEIISTAKEKEVDMIVIGSHGRTGISHMMLGSVSEKVVRKAPCPVLTVRQTGQKFTMP from the coding sequence ATGATATCCTTGAAAAAAATATTATGTCCGATCGACCATTCAGATTGCTCAAAAGAGGCGCTGAAATATGCCGTCACATTGGCAATGAAAGATGAAGCAAAATTGTATCTGCTGCATATAATCGATATACGCTCTTTTAATGAAGGGCTCGAAACGATGTCAACGCAGATACCGGACGAAGAGACACTTGAACAGTTACGAATCAAACTTCTTGATTGTATACCAGAGGAAATTAGAGACGACATGGATGTAGAAGCCATTGTCGCACAGGGTATACCTTTTGTTGAAATTATTAGCACTGCAAAAGAAAAAGAAGTTGATATGATAGTAATTGGATCGCATGGAAGGACCGGCATCTCACATATGATGTTGGGCAGTGTATCTGAAAAAGTGGTAAGGAAGGCTCCATGTCCCGTATTAACAGTCAGACAAACCGGACAGAAATTCACCATGCCCTGA
- a CDS encoding universal stress protein: MFNTILVPIDSSDTSLVAVDYAIDLARSFKSEIAGISIIDIKKLAGPFMRDLGTSIGGMVPYGDFQQQVRQFLEDTATAALDELEGKCNTAGISFTRTKKEGVVAREIVESAKRCDMIAMGMAGEHVFWRDAFLGSNLESVVRQTHKPVLVTPEKYKKITKVLVAYDASTFATKALIAGVDIARQMKLPLTVVTVSDDEKSGEEVLSQVDEKLKESDITYDKVLKSGETVNMILDLCDQGSYDLLVMGAYGHSKIRELIIGSTTLQIMRKVNCAVLLCR, from the coding sequence ATGTTTAATACAATACTTGTACCGATTGATTCCTCAGACACGAGCCTGGTCGCAGTTGATTACGCGATTGATCTAGCCAGGTCTTTCAAATCAGAGATAGCAGGGATCTCAATAATTGACATAAAGAAATTAGCCGGTCCATTTATGAGAGATCTGGGGACAAGCATTGGTGGCATGGTACCTTATGGTGATTTCCAGCAGCAGGTACGACAGTTTCTGGAAGACACTGCTACAGCAGCCCTGGATGAATTAGAAGGAAAATGCAACACTGCCGGAATTTCTTTTACACGCACAAAGAAGGAGGGTGTTGTTGCCAGGGAAATTGTCGAATCTGCAAAAAGATGTGACATGATAGCAATGGGAATGGCGGGAGAACATGTATTCTGGCGTGATGCCTTCCTGGGTTCAAACCTGGAATCTGTTGTAAGACAGACACACAAGCCAGTACTGGTAACCCCTGAAAAATATAAAAAAATCACAAAAGTACTGGTTGCGTATGATGCCAGCACGTTCGCAACAAAGGCTTTAATTGCCGGCGTAGACATTGCGCGGCAAATGAAACTGCCCCTGACAGTAGTTACCGTATCTGATGATGAAAAATCTGGTGAAGAGGTCCTTTCTCAAGTAGACGAAAAGCTGAAAGAGAGTGACATCACGTATGACAAGGTCCTTAAAAGTGGTGAAACGGTAAATATGATCCTGGATCTTTGTGATCAGGGTTCATACGACTTACTGGTAATGGGCGCCTACGGCCACTCAAAAATACGAGAATTAATCATTGGGAGTACTACCTTACAGATTATGAGAAAAGTAAATTGCGCAGTATTACTGTGCCGATAA
- a CDS encoding flagellar assembly protein FliW, protein MKSIKGTMLLKTRLFGEIDVKDEEVIYFTKPILGFDNCREYLLMQNESIFPTFWLQSINDPNLAFPVVSPFSVDDNYSINLQSPDLEDVKLKSIDDALVLTLMVVPQSLSSIRTNLRAPIIYNPENRIAKQLILYDEKYPIHYYVLDSSNN, encoded by the coding sequence TTGAAATCTATTAAAGGAACTATGTTATTAAAAACACGTCTATTCGGCGAAATTGATGTTAAGGATGAAGAGGTGATTTATTTCACCAAACCAATCCTTGGATTTGACAATTGCAGAGAATATCTTCTCATGCAGAATGAATCAATATTTCCCACATTCTGGCTACAATCTATTAATGACCCAAATCTCGCCTTTCCAGTTGTATCTCCATTCTCAGTAGACGACAACTACTCAATTAATTTACAATCGCCTGACCTTGAGGATGTTAAACTGAAAAGTATTGATGATGCCCTGGTCCTCACTCTCATGGTGGTACCACAATCCTTATCATCAATCAGGACTAACTTAAGAGCCCCTATCATTTATAATCCTGAAAATAGAATCGCTAAACAACTTATACTGTATGATGAAAAATACCCTATACACTATTACGTGCTAGATAGTTCAAATAATTAG
- the flgL gene encoding flagellar hook-associated protein FlgL, producing MTTRVNLETFINTTLSNVMQSTSNMNKLQEQISTGKKINRPSDDPAGAKKILSLRTEDLRLDQYASNIKTATQSLDFNASVLQNTSDILQRITDLTMQGVSDSTDQNGKKIIANEINQLLETILQTGNSKRLGRYAFGGTETTTEPFEATRNSSGNVSAVTYKGNRETIEYNIGAGIKAVVNLTGDEVFMRSKLFNTIIKIRDNLSDGAVTFARNELNNLDAASKDILNGIAKAGGIANTLELSGNRITDTKLSLQEVLASTESADIAELVLKLSEQQNIFEASLASGSYIFKTSILNYL from the coding sequence ATGACTACAAGAGTAAACCTTGAGACCTTCATAAACACAACATTGTCAAATGTTATGCAGAGCACATCTAATATGAACAAGCTCCAGGAACAGATCTCTACAGGAAAAAAAATAAACCGTCCTTCCGATGATCCTGCCGGCGCAAAAAAGATTTTAAGCCTGCGAACGGAAGATCTCCGACTCGACCAATATGCTTCAAACATTAAAACAGCAACACAGTCTTTAGATTTTAATGCATCTGTACTGCAAAACACATCAGATATACTGCAAAGGATAACAGATTTAACAATGCAGGGAGTCAGTGACTCGACAGATCAGAATGGGAAAAAAATAATTGCAAACGAAATAAACCAGTTATTAGAAACAATATTACAGACCGGAAACTCGAAGCGATTGGGACGTTACGCCTTTGGCGGGACGGAGACAACGACAGAGCCATTTGAAGCTACACGCAACTCCAGCGGAAATGTATCAGCAGTAACTTATAAAGGGAACCGGGAAACAATAGAATACAATATTGGTGCGGGCATTAAAGCGGTGGTTAACCTGACAGGAGATGAAGTTTTTATGAGATCAAAGCTTTTTAACACAATTATAAAAATACGTGATAACTTATCAGATGGAGCGGTAACATTTGCCAGAAATGAATTAAACAATCTTGACGCGGCGTCGAAAGACATTCTAAATGGTATAGCTAAAGCGGGAGGAATTGCCAATACACTGGAGCTTTCTGGCAACAGAATTACAGACACAAAGCTTTCACTTCAGGAAGTCTTAGCGTCAACTGAAAGCGCGGACATAGCTGAACTGGTTTTGAAACTATCAGAGCAACAGAACATCTTTGAAGCGTCATTGGCGTCCGGGTCATATATATTTAAAACATCTATATTGAATTATCTCTAA
- the flgK gene encoding flagellar hook-associated protein FlgK — translation MASSDISIGLSGLLTAQSALQTIGHNIVNANTPGYSRQQVLVSARTPDVMSFGPIGSGVTVDNIQRIKDDLLSSQINSFTSLLGNAEVQNESLRNIEAIFNELSGTSLNGMLEKFFRSVQELSTTPELVSTRYQLLQDAQNLVTHSFRSLDEQFSNLKVNISERIESKVANLNSITSEISFLNRRINDIELGADNTSANDMLDKRDQLLTKLSKLGDIKVIKNKNDSSVDVLLGGTLVVNRNRTEKITTSLAGEGVRKVHGLSIAGLNSGELKGLMNMQNVTIPKYMQDIDTLAASFIKEVNNVHSEGVGLSGGFSTLASINAVDDSNSPLTNAELPYSPSVNTYSTGTVTSSDNGDGTTTVTGVGTTFKVNVKANDWIKLNDGNVYKITSVDSNSKLTVSGAYTDAVPAATNITDGSLYITVTDSSNAITKTNINIAADETLNTLSAKIGNIANINANVTNGILTITSDSGYTFNFTNELDVNPGTIGSAQSTLSGHYSGNDNDVFTLTVVDAGTGTVGSGSALIRATDANGKLIANLEVGTSYDAGSYLQITDGVSISFDNGSIAVGDKLAFDVTNDPDTSNVLSALGLNTFFEGNDASSIDVAQYIKDDVTRIAAASTSSPGDNTNALRLVNLRNQTLTKDATFSDFIHGSISQLGIETAERASETNSFKSLLTNLDSRRQEVSGVSIDEEMVNTIRFQQAFQASAKYLSTIKEVSDLLMQL, via the coding sequence ATGGCTTCATCAGATATTTCAATCGGATTATCAGGACTGCTCACTGCACAAAGTGCCCTTCAGACAATTGGGCATAATATTGTCAATGCCAACACTCCCGGGTACAGCAGACAACAAGTTTTAGTGTCTGCCAGAACCCCAGATGTTATGTCATTCGGGCCTATTGGTTCAGGAGTAACGGTTGACAATATCCAGAGAATTAAAGACGACCTTTTAAGCTCTCAAATAAACAGCTTCACATCTCTTCTGGGAAATGCAGAAGTACAAAATGAATCACTCCGGAACATAGAAGCTATTTTTAATGAATTGTCGGGGACCAGTTTAAACGGTATGTTAGAGAAATTTTTCAGAAGTGTACAGGAATTGTCAACTACTCCTGAACTCGTCAGCACAAGATACCAATTGTTACAAGATGCTCAAAACCTTGTTACCCATAGCTTTCGTTCACTTGACGAACAATTCAGTAACCTGAAGGTCAATATCAGTGAGAGAATAGAATCAAAGGTTGCTAATTTAAATAGCATAACGAGTGAAATTTCATTCTTAAACAGAAGAATTAATGACATTGAGTTAGGTGCAGATAATACCAGTGCAAATGACATGCTGGACAAAAGAGATCAACTTTTAACAAAACTAAGCAAATTGGGTGATATCAAAGTAATAAAAAATAAAAACGACAGTTCTGTTGATGTTCTTCTTGGCGGAACATTGGTTGTAAACAGAAATAGAACAGAGAAAATCACAACAAGTTTAGCAGGTGAGGGTGTTAGAAAAGTCCATGGATTATCAATAGCGGGTTTAAACAGTGGTGAGTTAAAAGGTCTGATGAATATGCAGAATGTAACTATACCTAAATATATGCAGGATATTGATACTCTTGCCGCCAGTTTTATCAAGGAAGTTAACAATGTTCACAGTGAAGGAGTTGGGCTGAGTGGAGGGTTTAGTACTCTAGCAAGTATAAATGCGGTTGATGATAGTAATTCCCCATTAACAAACGCAGAGCTTCCTTATTCACCCTCAGTCAATACATATTCTACGGGTACTGTAACAAGCTCAGATAATGGAGATGGAACTACTACAGTCACTGGAGTTGGTACAACTTTTAAAGTTAATGTAAAAGCAAATGATTGGATCAAACTTAACGATGGAAATGTCTATAAAATCACATCAGTTGATAGTAATTCTAAACTGACTGTAAGTGGTGCATATACCGATGCGGTACCTGCTGCAACCAATATAACTGATGGCAGTCTGTATATAACGGTCACAGACTCATCAAATGCAATCACGAAAACCAATATAAATATTGCTGCGGATGAAACACTAAATACCCTCTCTGCAAAAATTGGAAATATTGCTAATATCAATGCCAATGTTACAAATGGCATTTTGACAATTACTTCAGACAGTGGATATACCTTTAATTTTACAAACGAACTGGACGTCAATCCTGGAACAATTGGTTCCGCACAATCCACTCTTTCCGGTCATTACTCAGGCAACGACAATGATGTTTTCACATTGACTGTTGTTGACGCAGGGACCGGAACAGTAGGGTCAGGCTCTGCTTTAATAAGAGCAACAGATGCAAATGGTAAATTAATAGCAAATCTTGAAGTTGGGACGTCATATGATGCCGGAAGCTATTTACAGATAACGGATGGTGTATCTATAAGTTTTGACAATGGCAGTATAGCAGTTGGTGACAAACTGGCTTTTGACGTCACTAACGACCCGGACACTAGCAACGTTTTAAGCGCACTGGGATTGAATACATTTTTTGAAGGAAATGACGCGTCATCAATTGATGTGGCACAATATATCAAAGACGATGTGACCAGAATTGCAGCTGCTTCAACCAGTTCACCGGGAGATAACACAAACGCCCTCAGACTGGTAAACTTACGAAATCAAACATTAACAAAGGACGCAACCTTCAGCGACTTTATACACGGTTCCATATCTCAATTAGGAATAGAAACTGCGGAAAGGGCCAGTGAAACAAACAGCTTCAAATCATTGCTTACTAATTTAGACAGCCGACGTCAGGAAGTATCCGGGGTTTCAATTGATGAAGAAATGGTAAATACTATCAGATTCCAGCAGGCATTTCAGGCTTCTGCAAAATATCTTTCTACTATCAAAGAAGTAAGTGACTTGCTTATGCAGTTGTAA
- a CDS encoding flagellar protein FlgN, with protein MKNNILENLLENLSETLDRMVLLYNEIFLTAQKKQEYIISGDIDKLESTIYQERNQAETILLLEEKRRYLLRSINQTIGSNNNSIKLSVLIEQLREPYKSKFKEQFDTIVEIVIKVEGINKTNTTLTKHSLEYINNLIKYICTESLNDNTYQQTGKLKEPELNRILFEINA; from the coding sequence ATGAAAAATAATATCTTGGAAAATCTTCTAGAAAACCTTTCAGAAACATTAGACAGGATGGTCCTTCTGTATAATGAAATATTTCTAACTGCTCAGAAGAAACAGGAATATATTATTTCCGGAGACATAGATAAACTTGAATCAACAATTTATCAAGAGCGCAACCAGGCAGAAACAATACTTCTACTCGAAGAAAAGAGAAGATATTTATTGCGCTCAATAAATCAAACTATTGGAAGCAATAATAACTCTATAAAACTCAGTGTGCTTATTGAACAGCTGCGAGAACCATATAAGAGTAAATTTAAAGAGCAGTTTGACACTATCGTTGAAATTGTTATCAAAGTTGAAGGAATAAATAAAACGAACACAACGCTGACTAAACATTCACTTGAATATATAAACAACCTTATAAAATATATATGTACCGAATCATTAAACGACAATACCTATCAACAAACCGGCAAACTTAAAGAGCCTGAGCTGAATCGAATATTGTTTGAAATTAACGCTTAA
- the csrA gene encoding carbon storage regulator CsrA, producing MLVLTRKLGESIIIDENIQISVVEINKNNIKLGVKAPKKITIYRQEVLLKIKEENELSSSSEMVDFLNFPHVNMEK from the coding sequence ATGCTTGTACTAACAAGGAAGTTAGGCGAAAGTATCATAATTGATGAAAATATTCAAATATCTGTAGTAGAGATTAACAAAAACAATATTAAATTAGGGGTTAAAGCGCCAAAAAAAATAACTATTTACAGGCAAGAAGTGCTATTGAAAATAAAGGAGGAAAACGAACTGTCTTCCTCATCCGAAATGGTAGACTTTTTAAATTTCCCACATGTGAATATGGAAAAGTAA
- a CDS encoding methyltransferase domain-containing protein yields MNNKLKEGEILFADGKIEGAEQCFLSLVENDSECKEAYNNLGVIAFQNNDKEKAIDYFTRSLEIDPLYRDAVLNYTSLLRTHDQLHIAAHLLEKIAEIRPDDGEITQLLEEIRTTSQIRLKIAILCLPGYESFLPDIVNHLKARYDVQTCYTNNEQEIKASVEWADIVWLEFGNDISVYVTKKVSAIQNKTVVCRIHSYEVLQGYLSNIDFTKIDVAVFVADHVRDIAFETYPSIKNETKTLVIQNGVNLAQFSYLERTPGFNLAVVGDINNKKNPAMWIEIMSRLVSINTQYTLNVAGNIQELRYKYYLENIINRLGLERNIKFHSRVEDIPEWFERERINYLLTTSVFESFGYSIAEAMAMGYKPLIHNFPGGYDNWPSNCIFSTTDELINLIQNGNNYDSKGYHDFVKDRYSLNVQFDKIDMVLNNLTNKDSRQATRVFSEKQNISTGKDVASPGITSHTSNLHKPDRNLIVTGIPRSGSSLFSVLINSIENAVCLNEIVYDVHKLPYAFEEIRKRLVFKTPIPNKYDSRGVLTSNTQDGIVKIEERVVEIVDDNVVVGSKVNIPYLNDIRKILDYGYKIIAVVRDPVFTIGSWNSKKTSHLDEARVTGSIMSPRWAHIPFTTGEKIGRQAQIWEFYAEIIWSLRNRIKIYTYEQVISNTEWILKDVCEYLGLNVPVKIEPLESLNKVSRYPDIAEIREAVKQYCPISREFGYHLYRSNNGPYKPQEYWENRGTDYEVDTKSYNSDIEIPTLGRLLEEYNLHDSAILEVGSGYGRIYQEVGMKCSNYTMCDFSNSMRSECKKRTGILPDYWNGHKLPYPDNSFDLVILFSVLLHVPEKQIESFFSEICRVTKEYIFIATYTGNLENLDTHVFKYNYNTLFINYELEITFEKKINNGLRTNWLLEKQIQRPGYCK; encoded by the coding sequence ATGAATAATAAACTTAAAGAAGGCGAAATATTATTTGCAGATGGTAAGATTGAAGGTGCAGAACAGTGTTTTTTATCTCTGGTAGAAAACGACTCTGAATGTAAAGAGGCCTATAACAATCTTGGCGTAATTGCTTTCCAAAATAATGATAAAGAGAAAGCCATTGATTATTTTACCAGATCTCTGGAAATTGACCCCCTTTACAGAGATGCTGTCTTAAACTATACAAGCTTACTTAGAACACATGACCAACTTCACATAGCAGCTCACCTGTTAGAGAAGATAGCAGAGATAAGACCAGACGATGGAGAGATCACACAGCTTCTAGAAGAAATTCGAACTACCTCCCAAATCAGACTCAAAATTGCTATACTCTGTCTTCCTGGATATGAGTCCTTTCTTCCGGACATTGTTAACCATCTTAAAGCAAGATACGATGTACAAACTTGTTATACAAATAATGAACAGGAAATTAAGGCATCAGTTGAATGGGCTGATATTGTATGGCTTGAATTTGGAAACGATATATCTGTTTATGTTACAAAGAAAGTATCCGCAATTCAGAACAAGACAGTTGTCTGCAGAATACACAGCTATGAAGTTCTGCAAGGTTACTTATCAAATATCGATTTTACAAAGATCGATGTGGCTGTTTTCGTAGCAGACCACGTAAGAGATATTGCATTTGAAACATATCCCTCCATTAAAAATGAAACGAAAACACTTGTTATACAAAACGGCGTTAATCTTGCACAGTTTTCATATTTAGAAAGAACACCTGGTTTTAATCTTGCAGTCGTTGGAGACATCAACAATAAAAAAAATCCAGCAATGTGGATTGAAATCATGAGCAGACTCGTAAGCATAAACACTCAATACACACTTAATGTTGCAGGAAACATTCAGGAACTGCGCTACAAATATTATTTAGAAAATATTATTAACAGATTGGGCCTCGAAAGAAATATTAAATTCCATAGCAGAGTAGAAGACATACCTGAGTGGTTTGAAAGAGAGCGAATTAACTATCTTCTGACTACCAGCGTTTTTGAATCATTCGGTTATTCAATAGCAGAAGCTATGGCGATGGGTTATAAACCATTGATTCACAACTTTCCAGGCGGATATGACAACTGGCCATCAAATTGCATATTCAGTACTACAGATGAGCTAATAAATTTAATACAGAATGGTAACAATTATGACTCTAAAGGATATCATGATTTCGTAAAGGACAGATATTCATTGAATGTGCAATTCGATAAAATTGACATGGTGTTAAACAATTTGACAAACAAGGATTCTAGACAGGCTACCAGAGTTTTTTCAGAAAAACAAAATATCAGCACTGGAAAAGATGTTGCTTCTCCCGGTATAACATCACATACCAGTAACCTTCACAAACCTGACAGGAATTTAATTGTCACAGGTATACCAAGAAGCGGAAGCAGCCTTTTCTCCGTCTTGATAAATAGTATTGAAAATGCAGTCTGCCTGAATGAAATTGTTTATGATGTTCACAAATTACCATATGCTTTTGAAGAAATAAGAAAACGTCTCGTTTTCAAAACCCCCATACCTAATAAATATGATAGCAGAGGTGTATTAACCAGCAATACTCAAGATGGTATCGTAAAAATTGAAGAGAGAGTAGTTGAAATAGTTGATGATAATGTTGTTGTCGGTTCCAAAGTCAATATTCCGTACCTGAACGATATCAGGAAAATTTTAGACTACGGCTACAAGATTATAGCAGTAGTCAGAGATCCTGTATTTACCATAGGAAGTTGGAATAGTAAAAAAACAAGTCATTTGGATGAAGCACGAGTTACCGGAAGCATCATGTCCCCACGCTGGGCCCATATACCATTTACAACAGGAGAAAAGATTGGACGCCAGGCGCAAATATGGGAGTTTTATGCCGAAATAATATGGAGCTTACGTAATAGAATTAAGATTTACACATACGAACAGGTGATTTCAAACACAGAGTGGATTCTAAAAGATGTATGTGAATATCTTGGATTGAATGTGCCTGTAAAGATAGAACCCCTTGAAAGTCTGAACAAAGTATCCAGATATCCTGATATTGCTGAAATCAGGGAAGCAGTAAAACAGTACTGTCCGATCAGCAGGGAATTTGGATACCATCTTTACCGTAGTAACAACGGCCCATACAAACCTCAGGAATATTGGGAAAATCGAGGGACTGATTATGAGGTTGATACAAAAAGTTATAATTCCGACATAGAAATACCAACTCTGGGAAGACTACTTGAAGAATACAACCTGCATGATTCAGCAATACTTGAAGTCGGTTCTGGTTACGGAAGGATCTATCAGGAAGTTGGTATGAAATGTAGCAATTATACCATGTGTGATTTTTCAAACTCTATGCGAAGTGAGTGTAAAAAGAGAACAGGCATTCTCCCTGATTATTGGAACGGTCACAAATTGCCATATCCTGATAATAGTTTCGATCTGGTTATTCTTTTTTCAGTCCTTCTGCATGTACCTGAAAAACAAATTGAGTCTTTTTTTTCTGAAATATGCAGAGTAACAAAAGAATATATTTTTATAGCCACATACACGGGGAATTTGGAAAATCTCGACACTCATGTTTTCAAGTATAATTACAATACATTATTTATCAACTATGAACTGGAAATAACTTTTGAGAAAAAAATTAACAATGGCCTGAGAACTAACTGGTTACTTGAAAAACAGATTCAAAGGCCAGGATATTGTAAATAA
- a CDS encoding tetratricopeptide repeat protein — MNTTENILTDIHFFENESVSSLNETGTRLAKAGKMQEAEENYLKAIELDSHYPQSYHNLGILQAAQQRTKESIRNLEKLIELEPGIAKHYCNLGIVYYLEGSFYESELFFSKALEIDKNHPDTLFNLGKLLFNLERTDEAIILIERFLDMDNADTEAMYILSMCFRKINNKENAILYCEKTLDIDPDYREARKMLKELKGPDVKFNIS, encoded by the coding sequence ATGAACACTACAGAGAATATTTTAACGGATATTCATTTTTTTGAAAATGAGTCTGTTTCTTCACTGAATGAGACAGGTACACGGTTAGCTAAAGCAGGTAAAATGCAGGAGGCTGAAGAAAATTATTTAAAAGCGATTGAATTAGACTCACATTATCCACAGAGTTACCATAACCTTGGTATACTACAAGCGGCACAGCAAAGAACAAAAGAGTCAATTCGAAATCTTGAAAAACTAATTGAACTCGAACCGGGTATTGCAAAACATTATTGCAATCTTGGTATTGTATATTATTTAGAAGGATCATTTTACGAGTCTGAATTGTTTTTCTCAAAAGCGTTGGAAATAGATAAAAACCACCCTGACACTCTTTTCAATTTAGGCAAATTACTTTTTAACCTGGAAAGAACAGATGAAGCAATCATATTGATAGAACGTTTTCTCGATATGGACAATGCTGACACAGAAGCAATGTATATACTGAGTATGTGTTTCCGTAAAATAAATAACAAAGAAAATGCTATATTGTATTGTGAAAAAACGCTAGATATAGATCCCGACTACCGAGAGGCGAGAAAAATGTTGAAGGAGCTGAAAGGCCCAGATGTTAAATTTAACATCTCGTAA